One window of Deltaproteobacteria bacterium genomic DNA carries:
- a CDS encoding SDR family NAD(P)-dependent oxidoreductase — MRDGDKKTPPKKAIFITGVSSGIGHAVAETYLSSGHRVYGISRRKPEDLMGREGFHFVSVDLAKHHLIPPALDRLFSGHHPPGIAVLNAGTLGKFGDIKDTDLDLIREVMELNTWANKPIIDYLLTRQPPVSQIVAISTGASVSGARGWNAYSLSKAALNMLIRLYSREFPDTHFCAVAPGLVDTPMLQQVLSLPSDGTHPTIDRLKSKRGTPDLLPPGKAAKRLIGVIDRLPVEVESGSFVDVRLLGG, encoded by the coding sequence ATGCGTGACGGGGACAAGAAAACTCCTCCAAAAAAGGCGATTTTCATCACCGGGGTAAGTTCCGGCATCGGCCATGCCGTTGCGGAAACGTACCTGTCATCAGGGCACAGGGTGTACGGGATAAGCCGCCGAAAGCCAGAGGATCTGATGGGCAGGGAGGGTTTCCACTTCGTCTCCGTCGACCTGGCAAAGCACCACCTGATTCCGCCGGCCCTGGATCGGCTCTTCAGTGGCCACCACCCTCCCGGAATCGCCGTTTTGAACGCCGGGACCCTGGGAAAGTTCGGCGACATCAAAGACACGGACCTTGACCTCATCCGGGAGGTCATGGAATTGAACACCTGGGCGAACAAGCCGATCATCGATTACCTGCTCACCCGGCAGCCCCCCGTATCCCAGATCGTTGCCATATCGACGGGCGCATCCGTAAGCGGGGCCAGGGGGTGGAACGCCTACTCCCTTTCAAAGGCGGCACTGAACATGCTCATCCGGCTCTACTCCCGGGAATTTCCCGACACCCACTTTTGCGCCGTGGCCCCCGGGCTCGTGGATACCCCCATGCTGCAGCAGGTGCTCTCCCTGCCAAGCGACGGCACCCACCCCACCATCGACCGCCTGAAGAGCAAGCGGGGAACGCCCGACCTCCTTCCGCCCGGAAAGGCAGCCAAGAGGCTCATCGGAGTAATAGACCGCCTGCCGGTGGAGGTCGAGAGCGGCTCCTTCGTCGACGTCCGTTTGCTGGGCGGGTAG
- a CDS encoding TSUP family transporter, protein MAAQDILALIIVSFLSSTLTAIIGMGGGTLLISFMPLFLPPAALVPVHGVVQLASNASRALFGFRDIAWHVFMPFAAGALVGMAAGSRFVVRLPSRYILLALACFILLVTWLPRTWFDRPLPGKFLTLGVAQGFLTLIVGATGPLNPPFLLREGLKRDTIVVTQAVMMTALHAMKVVTFGLLGFLFNPYIVLMGGMVVAVSLGSYAGTRLRERLPEEFFRKLFKAVITLLALRMILSVLMA, encoded by the coding sequence ATGGCCGCCCAGGATATCCTCGCGCTGATCATCGTTTCCTTTCTCTCCTCCACCCTGACGGCGATCATCGGCATGGGTGGGGGGACCCTTCTCATCTCTTTCATGCCTCTTTTTCTGCCCCCCGCGGCACTGGTGCCCGTCCACGGCGTCGTCCAGCTGGCAAGCAATGCGAGCCGGGCTCTCTTCGGCTTCCGGGACATCGCCTGGCACGTTTTCATGCCCTTTGCCGCCGGTGCTTTGGTGGGGATGGCCGCCGGTTCGCGCTTTGTGGTGCGGCTGCCTTCCCGCTACATCCTCCTCGCCCTCGCCTGCTTCATACTGCTCGTTACCTGGCTCCCGCGGACCTGGTTTGACAGGCCCCTTCCGGGGAAGTTTCTCACCCTGGGGGTCGCTCAGGGTTTTCTCACGCTCATTGTCGGGGCCACGGGGCCGCTGAACCCGCCCTTTCTCCTCCGCGAGGGGCTGAAGAGGGACACCATCGTCGTCACACAGGCCGTGATGATGACGGCGCTCCATGCAATGAAGGTCGTTACCTTCGGGCTCCTGGGTTTTCTCTTCAATCCGTATATCGTCCTGATGGGGGGGATGGTCGTAGCCGTCAGTCTCGGATCTTACGCCGGAACGCGACTGCGGGAAAGGCTACCGGAGGAGTTTTTCAGGAAGCTGTTCAAAGCGGTCATAACCCTTCTCGCCCTGAGGATGATCCTGAGCGTGCTGATGGCGTAA
- a CDS encoding response regulator codes for MNTENRGTILIVDDEPNLLQTISILLKKNGYMPFVAMSAGEAIEQLKENSFDAVMADIRMPETSGLELLDRIRGFNPEIPVILMTAFADFYAAVDAIKLKAFDFILKPHENKHILHSVEKAVNYHKLILTEKNYKIHLEETVRDKTEKLKQALGTLRNTSREMMQRLATVSEYRDTDTGAHIQRIGLYSEKIAEKIDMPADFIRTIKFASTLHDIGKVGIPDSVLLKPGNLTQEEFEIITTHTSIGEKMLAGSFYPGMQMAASIALTHHEKWDGSGYPQQLKGNAIPLEGRIVFICDRYDAIRSKRPYKPPVDHKRAVTMITEGNANSKPEHFDPFLLETFISVAGDFESIYEKYQKRTII; via the coding sequence ATGAACACGGAAAACCGGGGAACCATACTGATCGTCGATGATGAGCCGAACCTTCTGCAGACCATCTCCATACTGCTGAAGAAGAACGGCTACATGCCCTTCGTGGCGATGAGCGCAGGGGAGGCCATCGAGCAGCTGAAGGAGAACAGTTTCGACGCCGTTATGGCCGATATCAGGATGCCCGAAACATCCGGCCTCGAACTTCTCGACAGGATCCGGGGCTTCAACCCCGAAATCCCCGTTATTCTCATGACCGCCTTCGCCGACTTCTACGCGGCCGTTGACGCAATCAAGCTGAAGGCGTTCGATTTCATCCTGAAGCCCCACGAGAACAAACACATCCTCCACTCAGTCGAAAAAGCGGTAAATTATCACAAGCTCATCCTGACTGAAAAAAACTATAAAATTCATCTCGAGGAAACGGTGCGGGATAAGACGGAGAAGCTCAAACAGGCCCTGGGAACGCTGAGAAACACGAGCCGGGAGATGATGCAGCGCCTGGCAACCGTCTCCGAGTACCGGGACACCGACACGGGAGCCCACATCCAGAGGATAGGGTTATACTCGGAGAAGATTGCCGAAAAGATCGATATGCCGGCGGATTTCATACGGACGATCAAGTTTGCCAGCACGCTGCACGATATCGGCAAGGTAGGCATTCCCGACAGCGTGCTCCTGAAACCGGGAAACCTCACCCAGGAAGAGTTCGAAATTATCACCACCCACACCTCTATCGGGGAAAAAATGCTCGCCGGCTCATTTTATCCGGGAATGCAGATGGCGGCGTCGATCGCCCTGACCCACCACGAGAAATGGGACGGGTCGGGGTACCCCCAGCAACTGAAGGGCAATGCAATCCCCCTGGAGGGGAGGATCGTTTTTATCTGCGACCGGTACGACGCCATACGGAGCAAGCGGCCGTACAAGCCCCCCGTCGACCATAAAAGAGCCGTAACGATGATAACCGAGGGGAACGCGAACTCGAAGCCGGAGCACTTCGACCCTTTTCTGCTCGAGACATTCATCAGTGTAGCGGGTGACTTCGAAAGCATATACGAAAAGTACCAGAAAAGGACGATAATCTAG
- a CDS encoding 2-oxoacid:ferredoxin oxidoreductase subunit beta — MSRVKRKDEILVSLARVRKKKLVEKHGRLRPIFCGGCGHFAALHAIYHAMSELDIKSHELVIVSGIGCSGRMPGFVKCYGLHGVHGRALPVATGVKLANPSLQVMVVGGDGDGLGIGGGHLPHAARSNVDMTYLLLDNAVYGLTKGQVAPTTPYGDKTSTTPYGNPSRPLDPVALSLVHGATFISRGFSGYPDDLNDMVARGMKHRGFSMIHIYSPCVTFNKNETYERYYEISEKLPDGRDLTNMNEALGFALSREKTYLGIFYQQEGPTLEENMLRVIENQGTFNDGRITASLKEKKVTGAKKKAT; from the coding sequence ATGAGCAGGGTAAAGAGAAAGGATGAGATACTCGTAAGCCTGGCAAGGGTACGGAAGAAAAAGCTCGTCGAGAAACATGGCAGGCTGAGGCCCATATTCTGCGGGGGCTGCGGGCACTTCGCCGCACTCCACGCCATCTACCACGCCATGTCCGAGCTGGATATCAAGTCTCACGAGCTGGTGATCGTCTCCGGGATCGGGTGTTCGGGCAGGATGCCGGGGTTCGTGAAGTGCTACGGTCTTCACGGCGTCCACGGCAGGGCCCTCCCCGTTGCCACGGGAGTCAAGCTGGCAAACCCGTCACTTCAGGTGATGGTCGTGGGAGGCGACGGCGACGGCCTCGGCATCGGCGGCGGCCACCTCCCCCACGCGGCGCGATCGAACGTGGACATGACCTACCTGCTCCTGGACAACGCGGTATACGGCTTGACGAAGGGACAGGTGGCTCCCACCACCCCCTACGGGGACAAGACCTCGACGACTCCCTACGGTAATCCGAGCAGGCCCCTTGACCCTGTCGCGCTCTCCCTGGTTCACGGCGCGACCTTCATTTCGCGCGGGTTTTCGGGGTATCCCGACGACCTGAACGACATGGTGGCAAGAGGCATGAAGCACAGAGGGTTCTCCATGATCCACATCTATTCCCCCTGCGTCACCTTCAACAAGAACGAGACCTACGAGCGGTACTACGAAATCAGCGAAAAACTTCCCGACGGGAGGGACCTGACGAACATGAACGAGGCCCTGGGCTTCGCCCTTTCCCGGGAGAAAACCTACCTCGGGATCTTTTACCAGCAGGAAGGGCCCACCCTCGAGGAGAACATGCTTCGCGTCATCGAGAACCAGGGAACGTTTAACGACGGGCGGATCACCGCCTCGCTGAAGGAGAAGAAAGTCACCGGGGCGAAGAAAAAGGCAACCTAG
- a CDS encoding 2-oxoacid:acceptor oxidoreductase subunit alpha, with protein sequence MKRKEITIQATGGAGDGSLATGALIARAFVRLGYYILIHDTFPAEIRGFGKSISEVRISTRDVAAKSDASDVLIGLNNLFAIEQIPDLSERGIIIFDSKPGITVKDMESIPNHAGNLMRCYGVPLEYEAQKATGKKLGKNVVAVGFLSKLLDFPPAEMIEILKELFARKGEEVLNNNIALFMSGYEYEDIEYKKIELEPPPHAGEKYTITSGNDAMSTGAINAGLAFFAGYPITPASKIMENLALKLPKYGGVLLQTEDEIAAIGAVLGAFYTGKRAMTATSGPGLSLMTEIINLGVMTETPMVIINAMRGGPSTGLPTKVEQADLNLALYGGHGDSPRVVLAPATIGECYSIIQDALDVAEKYQTPVIVLSDKMLGMSYVAVPSDTLEEKRASTRLAYAGRPQDYMRYLVTPDGVSPWVIPGEEGISYTATGLGHDEMGAPNYDIEVNRELAEKRFRKFDAMLADLPPPEFFGDEDAPNLLLTWGSTFGSVLEAVERLTEQGYRLRLAKVKTIYPQHEDIMEEALSRAEKIIIPEQNQFGQFARFIKGHYGVSAEEVHLPSGEPVRPGDAEKMIKGRLDS encoded by the coding sequence ATGAAAAGAAAAGAGATCACCATTCAGGCAACAGGCGGCGCCGGCGACGGTTCCCTGGCAACGGGGGCGCTGATCGCGAGGGCATTCGTCCGTCTCGGCTACTACATCCTCATCCACGACACCTTTCCCGCGGAAATCAGGGGGTTTGGCAAATCGATTTCCGAGGTGAGGATTTCCACCCGGGACGTGGCGGCGAAGTCGGACGCATCGGACGTCCTGATCGGCTTGAACAACCTCTTTGCAATCGAGCAGATACCGGACCTCTCCGAGCGCGGAATAATCATTTTCGACAGCAAACCCGGGATCACGGTCAAGGACATGGAATCGATCCCCAACCACGCGGGAAACCTCATGCGGTGCTACGGCGTGCCCCTCGAGTACGAGGCGCAGAAGGCAACGGGGAAAAAGCTGGGGAAAAACGTGGTGGCCGTGGGATTTCTCTCGAAGCTGCTGGATTTCCCCCCGGCGGAGATGATCGAGATCCTGAAGGAGCTCTTCGCCAGAAAGGGCGAGGAGGTCCTCAATAACAACATCGCCCTCTTCATGAGCGGGTACGAGTACGAGGACATCGAGTACAAAAAAATCGAGCTCGAGCCCCCCCCGCACGCGGGGGAAAAATACACCATCACCTCGGGCAACGACGCCATGTCAACGGGTGCCATCAATGCGGGCCTGGCGTTCTTCGCGGGCTATCCCATAACTCCGGCCTCGAAGATCATGGAGAACCTGGCCCTGAAACTCCCGAAATACGGCGGCGTGCTCCTGCAGACGGAAGACGAGATCGCGGCGATCGGCGCCGTTCTCGGGGCATTCTACACGGGAAAGCGGGCGATGACCGCCACCTCGGGCCCCGGGCTTTCGCTCATGACGGAGATAATCAATCTCGGCGTCATGACGGAAACCCCCATGGTGATCATAAACGCCATGCGGGGAGGGCCCTCGACGGGACTCCCCACCAAGGTCGAGCAGGCCGATCTGAACCTCGCCCTCTACGGAGGCCACGGGGACAGCCCGAGGGTCGTGCTCGCGCCGGCGACGATCGGCGAGTGTTACAGCATCATACAGGATGCCCTCGACGTGGCGGAGAAATACCAGACCCCGGTCATCGTCCTCTCCGACAAGATGCTCGGCATGTCCTACGTCGCCGTGCCCTCAGACACCCTCGAGGAGAAAAGAGCTTCTACGCGTCTGGCCTACGCCGGAAGACCCCAAGATTACATGCGCTACCTGGTCACGCCCGACGGGGTATCTCCCTGGGTCATTCCCGGAGAGGAGGGGATCTCCTATACCGCCACGGGCCTGGGCCACGACGAGATGGGAGCGCCCAATTACGACATCGAGGTCAACCGGGAGCTGGCGGAGAAGCGCTTCAGGAAATTCGACGCCATGCTCGCCGATCTGCCGCCGCCCGAATTTTTCGGGGACGAGGATGCGCCGAATCTCCTCCTTACCTGGGGCTCCACATTCGGATCGGTTCTCGAGGCGGTGGAGAGGCTCACCGAACAGGGCTACCGTCTGCGATTGGCGAAGGTAAAGACCATCTATCCGCAACACGAGGATATCATGGAGGAGGCGCTCTCCCGGGCCGAAAAAATCATCATTCCCGAGCAGAACCAGTTCGGCCAGTTCGCCAGGTTCATCAAGGGGCACTACGGAGTGAGCGCCGAGGAGGTTCACCTTCCCTCGGGCGAGCCGGTCAGGCCCGGCGATGCGGAAAAAATGATCAAAGGCAGGTTGGACTCATGA
- a CDS encoding FAD-dependent oxidoreductase: MPGKKRKYVIIGAGVAGVAAALAIREQDGNASVTLVDEEADFPYYRFLLGDVILGTKDELGILIKGEDFFDEKGIRLRRGQKVLKLSVDGKYVFLSNNERLAYDAILISVGRREIIPAHLKKYSPWLSLFSSLEDTLKIKSLIPRAKRAVLRGKGFNALELARVLLRSGLEVALVTPDRRLNYPSLPEEENEQLRRLITDAGIILEEGEDINRIEKDGMDTYRVELLSGETMEAEIVFASGGFAPKVDFLHDSGVYLNQGVIVDDYMQSTSESVFAAGDCAEIYHPALKRYWVNLGYPNARTQGTVAGKNMAGELLIKLDIDKMKPYTIFGRELYARWWD, encoded by the coding sequence ATGCCCGGGAAGAAAAGAAAGTACGTCATTATCGGAGCGGGCGTGGCCGGCGTGGCCGCTGCCCTGGCAATCAGGGAGCAGGACGGGAACGCCTCCGTAACGCTCGTGGACGAGGAGGCCGACTTCCCCTACTACCGCTTCCTGCTCGGCGACGTGATTCTCGGCACGAAGGACGAGTTGGGAATCCTGATCAAGGGCGAAGACTTCTTCGATGAGAAGGGGATACGCCTGCGGAGGGGCCAGAAGGTGCTGAAGCTCTCCGTCGATGGAAAATATGTCTTCCTCTCGAACAACGAGAGGCTCGCATACGACGCGATCCTCATCTCCGTCGGCAGGAGGGAGATCATCCCGGCCCACCTGAAGAAGTACTCCCCCTGGCTCTCACTCTTTTCCAGCCTGGAGGACACGCTGAAGATAAAGAGCCTGATCCCCCGGGCGAAACGTGCCGTGCTCCGGGGAAAGGGGTTCAACGCCCTCGAACTTGCCAGGGTGCTGCTGCGATCGGGCCTCGAGGTGGCGCTGGTCACGCCGGACAGGCGCCTGAACTACCCTTCGCTTCCCGAGGAGGAAAACGAGCAGCTGAGAAGACTTATCACCGATGCGGGCATCATATTAGAGGAGGGCGAGGATATCAACAGGATCGAAAAAGACGGGATGGACACGTACCGGGTAGAGCTTTTATCGGGGGAAACGATGGAGGCCGAGATCGTCTTCGCGTCGGGAGGGTTCGCGCCGAAGGTCGATTTTCTACATGATTCAGGGGTTTACCTGAACCAGGGCGTCATCGTTGACGACTACATGCAGTCGACGTCGGAGTCCGTTTTTGCCGCAGGAGACTGTGCGGAGATCTATCACCCCGCCCTCAAGCGCTACTGGGTGAACCTGGGATATCCCAACGCGCGGACGCAGGGCACCGTGGCGGGCAAGAACATGGCCGGGGAGCTGCTCATCAAGCTCGACATCGATAAAATGAAGCCATACACCATCTTCGGCCGCGAACTCTACGCGAGGTGGTGGGACTGA
- a CDS encoding FAD-dependent oxidoreductase has product MSEYLSRDRKDVGWLTKNIPCRTFCPAGTDIPAYIDAIAQGEYAMSYEINRRDNIFPGILGRVCTRPCEAPCRHGYEGLGDPVAICYLKRVAWDRGRFDVSKSWKREDPTGKKIAVVGSGPAGLACANDMALLGHEVTIYEKEKIPGGMMTLGIPKFRLPKEVTDFDIQSVLSLGVGLKTGVTLGEDIFLADLSREYDAVVAALGTMETVRLGIPGEEGEGVHLGLDFMMRVNKGDIDGVPERVLVIGGGFTAVDCVRSSVRLGGKEVKLIYRRTQAEMYIDKHELEEMEVEGIEDTYLVSPVEVMRNGKGEVEAVKCVRNVLGEADASGRRSPVPVEGSEFVIETDYLIAAIGQRAEKAPLEGFMDKKKVKDFRFGRQNVFICGDVRTGASNIIEATAEGKMAADRIHVFLTGKKPLKVAVSIKDLPGPDTGRERSYDFIELQHMPTLELKERFDMRAEVQQGFNDDTSLLEARRCYLCDHDYQIHIDRCIYCCACIEAMPRKCIFLASDVNVDDDGSMEVLEANGWDEVAAVVIDNIECIRCGNCIRACPVDCISVAKVRPLTERGD; this is encoded by the coding sequence GTGTCTGAATATCTTTCGAGAGACAGAAAGGACGTGGGATGGCTCACCAAGAACATCCCCTGCAGGACATTTTGCCCGGCGGGTACCGACATACCTGCCTACATCGACGCCATAGCACAGGGCGAGTACGCGATGAGCTACGAGATCAACCGGAGGGACAACATATTTCCGGGGATCCTGGGCAGGGTGTGTACGCGTCCCTGCGAAGCCCCCTGCAGGCACGGGTACGAGGGCCTGGGGGACCCCGTCGCGATCTGCTACCTGAAGAGGGTGGCCTGGGACAGGGGAAGGTTCGACGTCTCGAAGAGCTGGAAGAGGGAGGATCCCACGGGGAAAAAGATCGCCGTCGTCGGATCGGGACCTGCCGGTCTTGCCTGCGCGAACGACATGGCGCTTCTCGGGCACGAGGTAACCATCTACGAGAAAGAAAAGATCCCCGGGGGAATGATGACCCTGGGAATCCCCAAGTTCCGCCTCCCGAAGGAGGTCACCGACTTCGACATACAGTCCGTTTTGAGCCTTGGCGTCGGCCTGAAGACCGGCGTGACCCTGGGCGAGGACATCTTTCTAGCTGACCTCTCCCGGGAGTACGATGCCGTCGTGGCCGCGCTGGGCACGATGGAGACCGTCAGGCTGGGAATCCCCGGCGAGGAGGGGGAGGGGGTTCACCTTGGCCTGGACTTCATGATGAGGGTCAACAAGGGAGACATTGACGGGGTTCCCGAACGGGTGCTCGTGATCGGCGGGGGCTTCACCGCCGTAGACTGCGTGAGAAGCTCGGTCCGCCTCGGGGGAAAGGAAGTGAAGCTCATCTACCGGAGGACCCAGGCGGAAATGTACATAGACAAGCACGAGCTCGAAGAGATGGAGGTCGAGGGAATCGAGGATACCTACCTTGTTTCTCCCGTTGAGGTGATGCGGAACGGGAAGGGGGAGGTGGAGGCCGTAAAGTGCGTGAGGAACGTGCTGGGCGAGGCAGACGCGTCGGGGAGGAGAAGTCCCGTTCCCGTGGAAGGGTCCGAGTTCGTCATCGAAACGGACTACCTCATCGCCGCCATCGGCCAGCGCGCGGAAAAAGCCCCCCTTGAAGGCTTCATGGACAAGAAAAAAGTGAAAGATTTCCGTTTCGGCAGGCAGAACGTCTTTATCTGCGGCGACGTACGGACCGGCGCCTCGAACATAATCGAGGCAACGGCCGAAGGAAAGATGGCGGCAGACAGGATCCACGTGTTTTTGACGGGGAAAAAGCCCCTGAAGGTGGCCGTGTCGATAAAGGACCTCCCGGGCCCCGATACGGGCAGGGAGAGGAGTTACGACTTCATCGAGCTCCAGCACATGCCGACCCTCGAACTCAAGGAAAGGTTCGACATGCGTGCCGAGGTGCAGCAGGGCTTTAACGACGACACTTCCCTCCTCGAAGCCAGGCGATGCTACCTCTGCGACCACGACTACCAGATCCATATCGACCGCTGCATCTACTGCTGCGCCTGCATCGAGGCGATGCCGAGAAAGTGCATTTTTCTCGCAAGCGACGTGAACGTGGACGATGACGGCTCCATGGAAGTCCTCGAGGCCAACGGCTGGGATGAGGTCGCGGCGGTCGTCATCGACAACATCGAGTGCATCCGCTGCGGCAACTGTATACGGGCCTGCCCGGTCGACTGCATCTCCGTGGCAAAGGTCCGTCCACTCACAGAAAGAGGGGACTAA
- a CDS encoding DUF4340 domain-containing protein, whose protein sequence is MKVKREFLILIAVIAALSLYIFLQKRGKTHYAMPALEKIAAPDIAKITIRKGSSEITLERDYERWVILPQKYPADPGKVKDMIDAVGSPALTALASESKNYGIYDLDDEQRTSVEIAGPRGALRKMDIGKTAPSRRHTFVRIGDDHRVYHASGNLKGTFDKDVLALRDKSVLKIDGEVEEISLSEGKRQITFLMRPEPAPPPSSAEGETSNEKQGEGEGKEHSRWITADGKSAVDTEVEEIIDTAKNLRCDGFVEDKTKEDLKNPLFTLTLRGAGEFALSLFEKKEDRYVATSSGSDFPFLLSEFAVKRIRKDPDSLIAGEKDRAR, encoded by the coding sequence ATGAAAGTGAAAAGGGAGTTCCTCATACTGATTGCGGTCATCGCGGCGCTGTCGCTCTATATCTTTCTCCAGAAGAGAGGGAAGACCCACTACGCGATGCCGGCGCTGGAAAAGATAGCCGCACCGGACATAGCGAAAATAACGATACGAAAGGGATCCTCTGAGATAACCCTCGAGCGGGATTACGAGCGGTGGGTGATACTCCCCCAGAAATACCCGGCCGACCCCGGGAAGGTCAAGGACATGATCGACGCGGTAGGCTCCCCCGCGCTGACCGCCCTCGCCTCTGAATCGAAGAACTACGGGATCTACGACCTTGACGACGAGCAGAGGACCTCCGTGGAAATAGCCGGCCCCCGGGGCGCACTGCGAAAGATGGACATCGGGAAGACGGCGCCCTCCCGCCGCCACACCTTCGTTCGGATCGGCGACGACCACCGGGTCTACCACGCGAGTGGAAACCTGAAGGGCACCTTCGACAAAGACGTTTTGGCCCTTCGCGACAAAAGCGTCCTGAAGATTGACGGCGAGGTCGAGGAAATATCCCTTTCCGAGGGAAAAAGGCAGATAACCTTCCTTATGCGGCCGGAACCGGCACCACCCCCTTCCAGCGCGGAGGGAGAAACGAGCAACGAGAAGCAGGGCGAAGGGGAAGGAAAAGAACATTCCCGGTGGATAACCGCTGACGGAAAAAGCGCCGTGGATACAGAAGTGGAGGAGATCATCGACACGGCGAAAAACCTTCGATGCGACGGGTTCGTAGAAGATAAAACGAAAGAAGACCTGAAAAATCCCCTCTTCACCCTCACCCTCAGGGGTGCGGGCGAGTTCGCCCTCTCTCTCTTCGAGAAAAAAGAGGACCGGTACGTGGCAACCTCGTCGGGGAGCGACTTTCCCTTCCTGCTCTCCGAGTTTGCGGTGAAGAGGATCAGAAAAGACCCCGACTCGCTGATCGCGGGAGAGAAGGACAGGGCGAGGTGA
- a CDS encoding ABC transporter: MKNAAHIFVKEFKGYFISPIAYIVISLFLILSGWFFFSTFFLFNQAELRSFFSLLPVMFSFVIPAVTMRLFSEEFNTGSFELLSTMPVSSAEIIIGKFLAAFSFVVLMLIPTLSYGIFISFMGDLDIGPWIGGYAGAMLIGAAFSAIGLFASSLTRNQIIAFIVGMTICIVTTLVDKMLFFLPEAALSVFQFLGADFHFQNISRGILDSRDVLYFLSVCFVMLYLTHLVIQEKK; this comes from the coding sequence ATGAAAAACGCGGCCCACATATTCGTCAAGGAATTCAAGGGGTACTTCATTTCCCCCATCGCATACATCGTCATCTCCCTGTTCCTCATCCTGTCCGGCTGGTTCTTCTTCTCCACCTTCTTCCTCTTCAATCAGGCGGAGCTCCGGAGCTTCTTCTCCCTGCTTCCAGTGATGTTTTCCTTCGTCATCCCCGCCGTCACCATGCGCCTCTTCTCCGAGGAGTTCAACACGGGCTCCTTCGAGCTGCTCTCCACCATGCCCGTATCTTCCGCGGAGATCATCATCGGGAAGTTCCTTGCCGCTTTTTCCTTCGTCGTCCTCATGCTCATCCCCACCCTCTCCTACGGTATCTTCATCTCCTTCATGGGGGACCTGGACATCGGCCCATGGATCGGCGGCTACGCGGGGGCAATGCTCATTGGCGCGGCATTCTCGGCCATCGGGCTCTTCGCCTCATCGCTCACCCGGAACCAGATCATCGCCTTCATCGTCGGGATGACCATCTGCATCGTTACAACCCTCGTCGACAAGATGCTCTTCTTCCTCCCCGAGGCAGCCCTCAGCGTCTTCCAGTTCCTCGGCGCCGATTTTCACTTCCAGAACATTTCCCGGGGGATCCTGGACTCGAGAGACGTTCTCTACTTTTTGAGCGTCTGCTTCGTCATGCTCTACCTGACCCACCTGGTAATCCAGGAAAAGAAGTGA
- a CDS encoding ATP-binding cassette domain-containing protein, translated as MIRIDGLTKHYGSVRAVDGISFEIARGEIIGLLGPNGAGKTTTLRILTCFLQPTSGSIYVNDYSIHEHPLEIKKMIGYLPESAPLYPEMLVYDFLAFVADVRRLSGKRKESRIGEVAGLCGISEVMHKPVQELSKGYKQRVGLAQAMMDEPEILVLDEPTSGLDPNQIVEIRDIIKEIGREKTVILSTHILSEVEATCDRVVIINRGRIVADGATEELKEGTGREYTVSVSLKNADFYEVKNAFEGLPGVTETTLNSFENGILDFSLSISDEGDLRPDIYRIIRERNWLLLEFRRDTRALETIFRELTREGQR; from the coding sequence ATGATCCGTATTGATGGGCTCACCAAGCACTACGGCAGCGTCCGGGCCGTGGACGGGATCAGTTTCGAGATTGCCCGGGGAGAAATCATCGGGCTCCTCGGGCCAAACGGCGCCGGAAAGACGACAACCCTGCGGATTCTCACCTGTTTCCTGCAGCCCACGTCGGGAAGCATCTACGTGAACGATTACAGCATTCACGAGCACCCGCTGGAAATCAAGAAAATGATCGGCTACCTTCCCGAATCGGCCCCCCTCTACCCGGAGATGCTGGTGTACGACTTCCTCGCCTTCGTGGCCGATGTGAGGCGGCTGTCGGGAAAAAGGAAAGAATCCAGGATAGGGGAGGTGGCCGGGCTGTGCGGAATTTCAGAGGTCATGCACAAGCCCGTGCAGGAGCTCTCCAAGGGGTACAAGCAGCGGGTCGGCCTCGCGCAGGCCATGATGGACGAGCCCGAGATACTCGTGCTGGACGAGCCCACCTCGGGGCTCGACCCGAACCAGATCGTCGAGATCCGGGACATCATCAAGGAAATCGGCAGGGAAAAGACCGTGATCCTGTCGACCCACATCCTGAGCGAAGTGGAGGCCACCTGCGACCGGGTCGTCATAATCAACCGGGGCAGGATCGTCGCCGACGGGGCGACGGAGGAGCTGAAAGAGGGAACGGGAAGGGAATACACCGTCAGCGTTTCCCTGAAGAACGCAGACTTTTACGAGGTCAAAAACGCCTTCGAGGGGCTGCCCGGCGTCACGGAAACGACGCTGAACAGCTTCGAAAACGGGATCCTCGACTTTTCCCTCTCCATCAGCGATGAAGGGGACCTGCGTCCCGACATCTACCGCATTATCAGGGAGAGGAACTGGCTCCTTCTGGAATTTCGCAGGGATACACGGGCCCTCGAGACGATTTTCCGGGAGCTGACCCGGGAGGGCCAGCGATGA